In one Hymenobacter sp. DG25B genomic region, the following are encoded:
- a CDS encoding GNAT family N-acetyltransferase, producing the protein MNKSEAVEVGIRQVNASETYALRHAVLWPDKLPAYVALPDDAAGQHFGAFLPAGELVAVISLFVSGPEARFRKFATHPAYQKRGIGSQLLQHAIVAARSAGARQLWCDARLAALPFYQRFGMQAAGGVFHKGPVAYSRMERSL; encoded by the coding sequence TTGAATAAGTCAGAAGCGGTTGAGGTCGGCATCCGCCAGGTAAATGCTTCTGAGACGTATGCCTTGCGCCATGCGGTACTCTGGCCCGATAAGCTGCCAGCCTACGTTGCTTTACCCGATGATGCCGCAGGACAGCACTTCGGCGCTTTTCTGCCCGCGGGTGAATTGGTGGCCGTTATTTCTCTTTTCGTTTCCGGCCCGGAAGCGCGCTTCCGCAAGTTTGCTACCCATCCCGCATATCAAAAGCGAGGCATTGGCAGCCAGCTTCTGCAACACGCTATAGTGGCGGCCCGGTCTGCCGGGGCCAGGCAGCTGTGGTGCGATGCGCGGCTGGCGGCGCTACCGTTTTATCAGCGGTTTGGAATGCAGGCGGCTGGCGGTGTTTTCCATAAAGGGCCGGTGGCCTATTCCCGCATGGAGCGTAGTCTGTAG
- a CDS encoding aldose 1-epimerase family protein — protein MYILENELSRVTVQAHGAELSSFIRKDLDNLEYIWPADAAIWARHAPVLFPIVGRLPQDTYTYQGQSYQLPQHGFARDQEFTLVRQTAAELVLDLRPNEATLARYPFDFRLIISYRLAGPMLTIGWEVHNPGRGELLFSIGAHPAFRCPLLPEVKFEDYYFEFDHPVTLERHLLEDGLLNGKTEPLLNQQQQLPLSYTLFEQDAVVLKHFDFTHLALRSRRSERAVRLRFDGFPYLGLWTKQAGAPFVCIEPWHGIASSVGDSGELADKEGLLTLGPGQEFVTSYSITVE, from the coding sequence ATGTATATTCTCGAAAACGAGCTGAGCCGCGTAACCGTGCAAGCCCACGGCGCCGAGCTCAGTAGCTTTATCCGCAAAGACCTCGATAACCTGGAATACATCTGGCCCGCCGATGCCGCCATCTGGGCGCGCCACGCGCCGGTGCTGTTCCCCATCGTGGGCCGCCTCCCGCAGGATACCTACACCTACCAGGGCCAAAGCTACCAGCTGCCCCAGCACGGCTTCGCCCGCGACCAGGAGTTTACTCTGGTGCGCCAAACAGCCGCCGAGCTGGTGCTGGATCTGCGCCCCAACGAAGCCACGCTGGCCCGCTATCCTTTCGATTTCCGACTCATCATCAGCTACCGGCTGGCCGGCCCCATGCTCACTATTGGTTGGGAAGTGCACAACCCCGGCCGCGGCGAGCTGCTTTTCAGCATTGGCGCGCACCCGGCGTTCCGCTGCCCGCTACTGCCCGAAGTGAAGTTTGAAGATTATTATTTTGAGTTCGACCACCCCGTTACGCTGGAGAGGCACTTGTTGGAAGATGGCTTGCTGAATGGGAAAACGGAACCGCTGCTAAATCAGCAACAGCAGTTGCCCCTCAGCTATACGCTGTTTGAGCAGGATGCCGTGGTGCTGAAGCATTTCGATTTCACGCACCTAGCCCTGCGCAGCCGCCGCTCAGAACGGGCGGTGCGCTTGCGCTTTGATGGGTTTCCCTACCTGGGGTTGTGGACCAAGCAGGCCGGAGCGCCTTTTGTATGTATTGAGCCCTGGCACGGCATTGCCAGCTCCGTAGGCGACTCCGGCGAGTTAGCCGATAAAGAAGGACTTCTCACGCTGGGCCCCGGGCAGGAGTTCGTTACCTCGTACAGCATCACAGTTGAATAA
- a CDS encoding AAA family ATPase, with protein MIRVSLTGPESTGKTTLSQQLAAHYQTTWAPEYARAYLEKHGPQYTLADLEEIARGQLAAEEHAAAQASRVVFCDTDLLVIKIWSEHAFGYCPEWILQELQRRRYDLVLLLNVDLPWEPDPLREHPNLRQHFHQMYRRELEESISPFADISGTPAQRLEQACFLVDELLAAPAAQAAYSIAKV; from the coding sequence ATGATTCGCGTTTCCCTGACTGGCCCCGAATCCACGGGCAAAACCACCCTCAGCCAGCAGCTGGCCGCGCACTACCAAACCACCTGGGCCCCCGAGTACGCCCGCGCCTACCTGGAAAAACATGGCCCCCAGTACACGCTGGCGGACCTGGAAGAAATAGCCCGCGGCCAGCTGGCTGCCGAAGAGCATGCCGCGGCCCAGGCTTCCCGCGTGGTGTTCTGCGATACGGACCTGCTGGTAATCAAAATCTGGAGTGAGCACGCCTTTGGGTACTGCCCCGAGTGGATTCTGCAGGAACTGCAGCGGCGCCGCTACGACCTGGTGCTGCTCCTGAACGTAGACCTGCCCTGGGAGCCCGACCCACTGCGGGAGCACCCCAACCTGCGCCAGCATTTCCACCAGATGTACCGCCGCGAGCTGGAGGAAAGCATTTCCCCGTTCGCCGATATCAGCGGCACGCCCGCCCAACGCCTGGAGCAGGCTTGTTTTCTGGTGGATGAGCTGCTGGCTGCCCCGGCCGCCCAAGCCGCGTATTCCATAGCTAAAGTCTAA
- the pnuC gene encoding nicotinamide riboside transporter PnuC, producing the protein MTVAEVWSAVLASSPIEVAGVLTGIACVWLAARNSIWNFPVAIVSCLLYVVVFLQARLYSDVGLQAVFITLSVYGWYEWLHGGPQHRELPVTRTNSRLWLGLSVVGLAYAVGAGFLFQQYTNAAIPYWDSTTTAISLVAQVQLTRKKIENWILWVLVDAAYVAMYWHKDLYLTSGLYLVYLFLAAYGYWQWRQLMLRRPVAELTLSA; encoded by the coding sequence GTGACTGTTGCTGAAGTGTGGTCGGCGGTGCTGGCCAGTAGCCCGATTGAAGTGGCTGGCGTACTCACGGGCATTGCCTGCGTGTGGCTGGCGGCCCGCAATTCCATCTGGAATTTCCCGGTGGCCATTGTCAGCTGCCTGCTATATGTGGTGGTGTTTCTGCAGGCCCGTCTGTATTCTGACGTGGGCCTGCAGGCGGTTTTTATCACCTTGAGTGTGTATGGCTGGTATGAGTGGCTGCACGGCGGGCCCCAGCACCGGGAGCTGCCCGTAACGCGCACCAACAGCCGGCTGTGGCTAGGACTTAGCGTAGTCGGGCTGGCGTATGCGGTGGGCGCGGGCTTTCTGTTTCAGCAGTATACCAATGCCGCCATTCCTTATTGGGACAGCACCACCACGGCCATCAGCCTGGTAGCGCAGGTGCAGCTTACCCGCAAAAAAATTGAGAACTGGATACTCTGGGTGCTCGTAGATGCGGCCTACGTGGCCATGTACTGGCACAAAGATCTGTACCTCACCAGCGGCTTATACCTGGTTTACCTCTTTCTGGCCGCCTATGGCTACTGGCAGTGGCGCCAGCTGATGCTGCGCCGCCCGGTCGCCGAACTTACCTTGTCCGCATGA
- a CDS encoding rhodanese-like domain-containing protein: protein MLPELTPEALQTRLQEGPAVQLVDVRQPEEYDFCRIEGSLLIPLGDLPGRVAELATDKQVVLICHHGVRSMQALAYLQHRHGLTNLLNLRGGIHAWSLRVDPSVPVY, encoded by the coding sequence ATGCTCCCCGAACTCACCCCCGAAGCGCTCCAGACCCGCCTGCAGGAAGGCCCCGCCGTGCAGCTCGTAGATGTCCGTCAGCCGGAAGAATACGACTTTTGCCGCATCGAAGGCAGCCTACTGATTCCCTTAGGCGACCTGCCCGGCCGCGTGGCAGAGCTGGCTACCGATAAGCAGGTAGTGCTGATCTGCCACCACGGCGTGCGCTCCATGCAGGCGCTGGCTTACCTGCAGCACCGCCACGGCCTGACCAACCTGCTCAACCTACGCGGCGGCATTCACGCCTGGAGCCTGCGCGTAGATCCTTCCGTGCCGGTATACTAA
- the hrpB gene encoding ATP-dependent helicase HrpB: protein MQLPDLPIRAALPELLAALQENPCVVLQAPPGAGKTTIVPLALLHADWMPPTGRIIVLEPRRLAARAAATRMAQLLGEPVGQTVGYRMRLESKISARTRIEVVTEVILTRQLQDDPALEGVAAVLFDEFHERNLQADLGLALALDAQAVLRPDLRILVMSATLDAERLGRWLSAPVVSSLGRMFPVETNYLSPARAAAASRRPHELLQDLAPVIIREALAHHPTGDVLVFLPGLADQRRVAERLTPTLAATIDIHLLHGELPLEQQDAALRPAPAGRRKIVLATSIAETSLTIEGVTIVVDGGFARVPQFEPRTGLTTLATVPVSQAAADQRRGRAGRLGPGTCYRLWTAAEQQHRPHHLPPEILTADLSSLALELALWGTRDATSLRWLDTPPAPALAQARQLLLRLQAVNTDTLPTPHGRALAGLGLAPRLAHLVVRGKEAGHGATACALAALLTERDILRPADGSFGPPDLRLRLEVLASGRAPLPGLHPDAAALRRVREAASMLRSRIGVSSSAIEPDVAGLLAGLAYPDRLAQRETPERVRLVTGQRAALPDEYFSKTDQFFAVAHLDGTATNPRAGLAAPLDKAELEQYFADQITTTEEVRWDEATGRVTARRLRQLGALRLSESNLTNPAPEIMRQALLEALQAAGIARLPWSEAATQLRERLAFLHHHSPAEWPDVSDEALLAALPAWLGPFLDNVRSWAEIQRIDLGEALLNWLPQGWPQRQTLERLAPSHLEVPTGTRIRLDYADPATPVLAVRLQEVFGLLDTPTVYNGQVPLTLHLLSPGYRPAQVTRDLRSFWATGYFEVRKDLRGRYPKHYWPDNPLEAPPTRGTKKQNGL from the coding sequence GTGCAACTCCCTGATTTACCCATTCGCGCTGCCCTTCCCGAGCTGCTGGCCGCCCTGCAGGAGAATCCGTGCGTGGTTTTGCAGGCCCCGCCCGGCGCCGGCAAAACCACGATAGTGCCTTTGGCGCTGCTGCACGCTGATTGGATGCCACCCACCGGCCGCATCATTGTGCTGGAACCCCGCCGCCTGGCGGCCCGGGCGGCGGCCACGCGCATGGCCCAGCTGCTGGGCGAGCCGGTAGGCCAGACTGTGGGCTACCGCATGCGCCTGGAAAGCAAAATATCGGCCCGCACCCGCATCGAAGTAGTAACGGAAGTTATTCTGACGCGCCAGCTGCAGGACGACCCCGCCCTGGAAGGCGTAGCAGCAGTGCTGTTTGACGAGTTTCATGAGCGCAACCTGCAGGCCGACCTCGGGCTGGCCCTGGCCCTGGATGCCCAGGCCGTACTGCGGCCGGATCTGCGGATTCTGGTGATGAGTGCCACCCTGGATGCCGAGCGTTTGGGCCGGTGGCTGAGCGCACCCGTGGTCAGCAGTTTGGGGCGCATGTTCCCCGTCGAAACCAATTACCTGTCGCCGGCCCGGGCGGCAGCGGCCAGCCGCCGCCCGCATGAGCTGCTGCAGGATCTGGCCCCCGTCATCATCCGCGAAGCCCTGGCGCACCACCCCACCGGCGATGTGCTGGTTTTTCTGCCGGGCCTGGCTGACCAGCGCCGGGTGGCTGAGCGCCTGACGCCTACCTTGGCTGCTACCATTGACATCCATCTGCTGCACGGCGAGCTGCCCCTGGAACAGCAGGATGCCGCCCTGCGCCCCGCCCCCGCCGGCCGGCGCAAGATTGTGCTGGCCACCAGCATTGCCGAAACCAGCCTCACCATTGAGGGCGTCACCATTGTGGTAGATGGTGGCTTTGCCCGCGTGCCGCAGTTTGAGCCCCGCACGGGCCTTACCACGCTGGCCACCGTGCCCGTGAGCCAGGCCGCCGCCGACCAGCGCCGGGGACGAGCCGGTCGCCTGGGCCCCGGCACCTGCTACCGCCTCTGGACCGCAGCCGAGCAGCAGCACCGCCCCCATCACCTGCCCCCCGAAATCCTGACGGCCGACCTCAGCTCTTTGGCTCTGGAACTGGCCCTTTGGGGCACCCGCGACGCGACTAGCCTGCGCTGGCTGGATACGCCCCCTGCCCCCGCCCTGGCCCAGGCCCGCCAACTCCTGCTCCGCCTGCAGGCCGTTAATACCGATACGCTGCCTACTCCCCACGGCCGGGCGCTGGCCGGCTTGGGCCTGGCGCCCCGCCTGGCGCATTTGGTGGTGCGCGGCAAAGAAGCGGGCCACGGGGCCACGGCCTGCGCCCTGGCCGCCCTGCTCACGGAGCGCGACATTCTGCGCCCCGCCGATGGCTCCTTTGGCCCGCCCGACCTGCGCCTGCGTCTGGAAGTCCTGGCCAGTGGCCGCGCCCCGCTGCCGGGCCTGCATCCCGACGCGGCGGCCCTGCGACGAGTGCGCGAGGCAGCCAGCATGCTCCGCTCCCGCATTGGTGTAAGTTCATCGGCCATAGAGCCGGACGTAGCTGGTTTGCTGGCGGGCCTGGCCTACCCCGACCGGCTGGCCCAGCGCGAAACGCCGGAGCGCGTGCGGCTGGTTACGGGCCAGCGCGCCGCCTTGCCGGATGAGTATTTCAGCAAGACTGACCAGTTTTTTGCCGTGGCGCATTTGGATGGTACTGCTACCAACCCCCGGGCCGGACTAGCGGCGCCTCTGGATAAGGCCGAGTTGGAGCAGTACTTCGCCGACCAGATTACGACCACCGAGGAAGTGCGCTGGGATGAAGCCACGGGCCGCGTTACCGCGCGCAGGCTGCGGCAGTTGGGGGCCCTTCGCCTGAGCGAATCCAACCTGACTAACCCCGCCCCCGAAATTATGCGGCAGGCGCTGCTGGAGGCTTTGCAGGCAGCCGGCATTGCCCGTCTGCCCTGGTCAGAAGCCGCTACGCAGCTGCGCGAGCGGCTGGCTTTCCTGCATCACCACAGCCCCGCGGAGTGGCCTGATGTCTCGGACGAGGCCTTGCTGGCCGCGCTGCCGGCATGGCTGGGGCCGTTTTTGGATAATGTGCGCTCCTGGGCTGAAATCCAACGAATTGATTTAGGCGAGGCCCTGCTGAACTGGCTGCCACAGGGCTGGCCGCAGCGCCAGACACTGGAACGGCTGGCGCCCTCCCACCTGGAAGTGCCCACCGGCACCCGCATCCGGCTGGACTATGCTGACCCCGCCACGCCCGTATTGGCCGTGCGCCTGCAGGAAGTATTTGGCCTGCTGGATACGCCTACCGTGTATAATGGGCAGGTACCGCTTACCCTGCATTTGCTTTCCCCCGGCTACCGCCCGGCCCAG